The following proteins come from a genomic window of SAR324 cluster bacterium:
- a CDS encoding DUF5615 family PIN-like protein, with amino-acid sequence MNDAPIKFLMDIGVGKKVEAYLKEKGFDVKNIRDLDPKMPDEKIIQIAAMEHRIVVTMDKDFGELVYHSSIVHSGVLLLRLEDAGSERKVQVVQNIIENHSKQLVNSFCVFQKDTIRIRKLS; translated from the coding sequence ATGAATGATGCCCCCATCAAATTTCTCATGGATATTGGTGTTGGAAAAAAGGTTGAAGCATATTTAAAAGAAAAAGGCTTTGATGTTAAAAATATCAGAGATCTTGATCCCAAAATGCCTGACGAAAAAATCATTCAAATTGCGGCTATGGAACATAGAATTGTGGTCACAATGGATAAGGATTTCGGGGAGTTAGTCTATCATTCCAGTATAGTTCATAGTGGTGTATTGCTACTTAGACTGGAAGATGCTGGCAGTGAAAGAAAAGTACAGGTCGTACAAAATATTATTGAGAATCATTCAAAACAACTTGTGAACAGTTTTTGTGTCTTTCAAAAAGACACAATACGAATTCGAAAACTGTCTTAA
- a CDS encoding DUF3782 domain-containing protein, translated as MTDDELKALVASLAIAQKETDQQIKELFQNSKATDQQIKEVSRNVGGLNNKFGSFTEGMAFPSISKIMEEQFGMETFLTRLKRKKAGEHAEIDAIAYANGKRNELFVIEVKSQLDKREVKQVLKILKHFREFFPEFGDKTLKGIIAYVDAKESAKEEVLKSGLYLASIHDGLFALETPDNFVPREF; from the coding sequence ATGACCGATGACGAATTGAAAGCACTGGTAGCCAGCCTGGCTATCGCGCAAAAAGAAACAGACCAGCAAATCAAGGAACTTTTCCAGAATAGTAAGGCGACAGACCAGCAAATCAAGGAAGTTTCCAGGAATGTCGGTGGCTTGAACAACAAGTTCGGCTCATTTACCGAGGGGATGGCCTTTCCTTCCATCTCCAAAATCATGGAAGAACAATTTGGAATGGAAACATTTCTGACCCGTCTGAAACGTAAAAAAGCTGGCGAACATGCGGAGATTGATGCGATTGCCTACGCCAATGGCAAACGGAATGAACTGTTTGTCATCGAAGTCAAAAGTCAACTGGACAAGCGGGAAGTGAAACAGGTGCTGAAAATTCTCAAACACTTCCGTGAGTTTTTTCCGGAATTCGGCGATAAAACACTCAAAGGTATCATCGCTTACGTTGACGCCAAAGAATCCGCCAAGGAGGAAGTCCTGAAATCCGGACTGTATCTGGCATCCATCCATGACGGACTGTTTGCGTTGGAAACTCCGGACAATTTTGTTCCACGTGAGTTCTGA
- the corA gene encoding magnesium/cobalt transporter CorA, with translation MSQHQITLMAYSQNDLIEKELPELGFPMGENWNVAWLNVSNLLEGSVLSQMQQLFEVHPLLREDILNLRGRPRISEFDNYLLIILKSLSYDSEQQKVIKEQISLIVGSNFVLSLQEQYSGIFDGVRKSLRSPKNRLRKMGPDYLAYELIDAVVRNYILTFNKFGHRIEDLEPLILENPTPENLQTIYHLSRQMTSIQATLLSMREITRTLQKGHIEQIDDSNLIYFRDLYEHLARAVDLVTTYQDMLKSARNAFHSSISNHLNHVMKVLTIISAVFMPPTLITSLYGMNFDEIPELRFHWGYPATLVVIMVLVGIMLYFFRKKGLL, from the coding sequence ATGTCACAGCACCAAATCACATTAATGGCCTATAGCCAGAACGATCTGATTGAAAAGGAACTCCCGGAACTGGGTTTCCCAATGGGGGAAAACTGGAATGTCGCCTGGCTGAATGTGAGCAATCTGCTCGAAGGCTCGGTGCTATCCCAGATGCAACAACTGTTTGAAGTCCATCCTCTTTTGCGGGAAGATATTCTGAATCTGAGAGGGCGTCCACGAATCAGCGAATTCGACAATTATCTGCTGATCATCCTTAAAAGTCTAAGCTATGACTCCGAACAGCAGAAAGTGATCAAGGAACAAATCAGCCTGATTGTTGGCTCCAATTTTGTTCTGAGCCTTCAGGAACAATATTCGGGAATTTTTGACGGTGTTCGTAAAAGTCTGCGATCTCCCAAAAACCGTTTGCGGAAAATGGGACCGGATTATCTGGCCTATGAACTCATTGACGCTGTCGTCCGTAATTATATCCTGACCTTCAATAAGTTTGGACACCGTATTGAAGATCTTGAGCCCCTGATTCTGGAAAATCCCACCCCGGAAAATCTCCAAACAATTTATCACCTGAGCCGTCAAATGACTTCTATTCAGGCAACCTTGCTGTCCATGCGGGAAATCACCCGCACGCTTCAAAAAGGGCATATAGAGCAAATTGATGACTCAAATCTGATTTATTTCCGTGATTTGTATGAGCATCTGGCCCGTGCGGTCGATCTGGTCACAACCTATCAGGACATGCTCAAATCCGCCCGCAACGCCTTTCATTCCAGCATCAGCAATCATCTGAACCATGTGATGAAAGTCCTCACCATCATTTCCGCGGTGTTCATGCCACCCACGCTGATCACCAGTCTTTACGGAATGAATTTTGATGAAATCCCGGAACTGCGTTTTCACTGGGGTTATCCGGCAACGCTGGTTGTTATCATGGTACTGGTCGGAATCATGTTGTATTTTTTCAGGAAGAAAGGACTGTTGTAG
- the corA gene encoding magnesium/cobalt transporter CorA — MHVMSYSADVLKERAVTEEEFAQIHLWYFPIPVRNEGDRSVTWLHIHDKLRPEMMEQLGMLFGLHPMLLEDIMSNDERPKAENYGNFFFVVLKEIGFDEAKEDIYTSQISFVLGPDFLLSFQESTGFGFQGMAERIRTGKARLRKFGADYLMYALIDHVVDNYFYALEKIHHNLNELEEVILSSPTRQTLEKIHLLKREIISLRSIMMPSIEVIRILQKGDTHLIEDPNLIYFRNVHEQITQAMDMFITFQDLLSDMVDTYVSGINHKMNDVMKLLTILTTIFIPLTFISSLYGMNFDYMPELHWKWGYGMVLTLMVTLAGGMLYYFKKKKWF, encoded by the coding sequence ATGCATGTCATGAGCTACAGTGCTGACGTGCTGAAAGAACGTGCGGTGACAGAAGAAGAATTCGCGCAGATCCATTTATGGTATTTTCCGATTCCTGTACGAAACGAAGGCGACCGCTCTGTCACCTGGTTGCATATCCATGACAAATTGCGTCCGGAAATGATGGAACAGTTGGGAATGTTGTTTGGCCTGCATCCCATGCTACTCGAAGACATCATGAGCAATGACGAGCGCCCGAAAGCTGAAAACTATGGCAATTTCTTCTTTGTGGTTCTCAAGGAAATCGGCTTTGATGAAGCCAAAGAGGACATTTACACATCCCAGATCAGTTTTGTGTTAGGGCCAGATTTTCTGCTGTCATTTCAGGAATCAACAGGTTTTGGCTTTCAGGGAATGGCCGAACGCATCCGCACCGGGAAAGCACGATTGCGCAAATTCGGAGCGGATTATCTGATGTATGCACTCATTGACCATGTGGTCGATAACTATTTTTACGCACTCGAAAAAATTCATCACAATCTGAATGAACTGGAAGAAGTGATTCTCTCCTCACCAACCAGGCAGACACTTGAAAAAATTCATTTGCTCAAACGTGAAATCATTTCGCTACGGAGCATCATGATGCCTTCGATTGAAGTGATCCGGATCCTGCAGAAGGGCGACACCCATCTCATCGAAGACCCGAACCTGATATATTTCCGGAATGTTCACGAACAAATCACTCAGGCCATGGATATGTTCATTACGTTTCAGGATTTGCTATCGGATATGGTCGATACCTACGTTTCCGGAATCAATCACAAAATGAATGATGTCATGAAACTTCTCACCATTCTCACAACCATCTTCATTCCGCTCACCTTCATTTCGAGTTTGTATGGAATGAATTTTGATTACATGCCGGAACTGCACTGGAAATGGGGCTATGGCATGGTGCTGACACTGATGGTCACACTGGCAGGCGGCATGTTGTATTATTTTAAAAAGAAAAAATGGTTTTGA
- a CDS encoding zeta toxin family protein, protein MTEAQKPRLIIVAGPNGSGKTTITDKLLRHEWMDDCVYINPDFIAQQEFGDWNSSESVIKAANKAKAIRENCLESMASMAFETVFSSPEKLEFVRRAKLAGFFVRLFFVCTNDPSINAQRVALRVMEGGHDVPIPKIISRYYRSIANSVEALQWVDRTYFYDNSETDADPVLLFRVTDKNIAKIYSDIAPWSQDIIESLHQI, encoded by the coding sequence ATGACAGAAGCACAAAAACCCAGATTGATCATTGTTGCCGGGCCAAATGGCTCTGGGAAGACTACAATCACTGATAAACTCTTGAGACACGAATGGATGGATGATTGTGTCTATATCAATCCAGACTTTATAGCTCAACAGGAGTTTGGGGATTGGAATTCATCAGAATCTGTAATCAAAGCCGCAAATAAAGCCAAAGCAATACGTGAAAACTGCCTGGAAAGTATGGCTAGCATGGCTTTCGAAACCGTTTTTTCATCACCGGAAAAACTGGAATTTGTTAGGCGTGCTAAATTAGCGGGTTTTTTCGTGAGGTTGTTCTTTGTTTGTACAAATGATCCTTCGATTAACGCTCAACGTGTTGCTTTACGTGTTATGGAAGGGGGGCATGATGTTCCGATTCCCAAAATTATTAGTCGTTACTATCGATCAATTGCCAACAGTGTAGAAGCATTGCAATGGGTTGATCGCACTTATTTCTACGATAACTCTGAGACAGATGCTGATCCTGTTCTGCTGTTCAGAGTTACAGACAAAAATATCGCAAAAATTTATAGTGACATAGCACCCTGGTCACAGGATATTATTGAGTCGCTTCATCAAATTTGA
- a CDS encoding DUF433 domain-containing protein: MENKDSLLSRITIDPEILVGKPTIRGMRISLEQILRALAAGVPEQDLLDDYPELESDDIHAVLLYAAELVSEEQVFPIKVSA, translated from the coding sequence ATGGAAAATAAAGACTCGCTTTTATCCAGAATCACAATCGATCCTGAAATTCTGGTTGGAAAACCCACCATTCGCGGAATGAGGATTTCTTTGGAACAAATTCTCAGAGCACTGGCTGCCGGAGTTCCGGAACAGGATCTGCTGGATGATTATCCTGAACTTGAGTCTGATGACATTCATGCGGTTCTGTTGTATGCGGCAGAACTGGTGAGTGAAGAACAGGTGTTTCCAATAAAGGTATCAGCATGA
- a CDS encoding SpoVR family protein codes for MESTKSVPLLYNLEQRVRYHAGQFERNLPEMRFFVLDSLEFMSLLEKHVYPVSPVNIWEGKRMVTRKYRVETGQESSLYYEVVQTGNPSYAYLNHTNSPMMQASVMAHVCGHCEFSELNVLQDSTHDRTEFVMYLVRKADLARQQMGEEAYRQFWNASESIIPFIAPHSRFNLARAIDTDVLDRQQETDTYVPETAGPSYFQPYSDTLDSLMKKQSREDAWHKEMQTKMRQETLSLRGYKLRAPCQDIFGFLKNYAPASQSEKSLLNYFYTVYSTHDFIMRTQIMNEGWAMYWEKKIMLELFKERSVTGIIDYAKVFSGVCYPRPYYRRNPYHLGFYLWTHIEELYREGKVSLDYLEEKDRELRNQWNRPDSVPPIQRMEHLVRTVTDYEFLRRFLTPKLIHEFHLNRFDKREAQQLGISSNHVIQADKQWVWVDPEPIKEEMLDFFTHFYRPRIYVIDADFQDGGLLLYHRDDGRSLKKTWIKPTLKNLNHIWKGPVSMITKNWLYTYSANLFKETVINSVSFDEVQERIQQEQKPFKL; via the coding sequence ATGGAAAGTACCAAATCTGTACCTCTGCTTTATAATCTTGAACAACGAGTTCGGTATCATGCCGGTCAATTTGAGCGGAATTTGCCGGAAATGCGGTTCTTTGTGCTCGACAGTCTGGAATTCATGTCGCTACTGGAAAAACACGTGTATCCGGTGAGTCCGGTCAATATCTGGGAAGGCAAACGCATGGTGACTCGCAAGTACCGTGTGGAAACCGGGCAGGAATCCAGTTTGTATTATGAAGTGGTGCAGACCGGAAATCCCTCCTATGCCTATTTGAATCACACCAATTCCCCGATGATGCAGGCCTCCGTCATGGCCCATGTGTGTGGACACTGTGAATTTTCCGAATTGAATGTGCTTCAGGACTCCACCCATGACCGCACCGAATTTGTCATGTATCTGGTGCGTAAGGCCGATCTTGCCCGACAACAAATGGGTGAAGAGGCTTACCGTCAATTCTGGAACGCGTCCGAATCCATCATTCCGTTCATCGCGCCGCATTCACGGTTCAATCTGGCTCGTGCCATTGATACCGACGTGCTGGACCGTCAGCAGGAAACAGACACCTATGTTCCTGAAACTGCCGGTCCTTCATATTTTCAGCCTTATTCCGACACCCTCGATTCACTGATGAAAAAGCAGTCACGAGAAGACGCCTGGCATAAGGAAATGCAGACAAAGATGCGACAGGAAACCTTGAGTTTGCGCGGTTATAAATTGCGAGCGCCCTGTCAGGATATTTTCGGATTTTTAAAAAACTACGCTCCGGCGAGCCAATCTGAAAAATCATTGCTGAATTATTTTTACACAGTCTATTCCACCCACGATTTCATCATGCGGACCCAGATCATGAATGAAGGCTGGGCGATGTACTGGGAAAAGAAAATCATGCTGGAACTGTTCAAGGAACGGTCCGTGACAGGCATCATTGATTATGCCAAGGTATTTTCCGGCGTGTGTTATCCCCGGCCCTACTATCGGCGCAATCCGTATCACCTCGGATTTTACCTGTGGACACACATTGAAGAGCTTTATCGGGAAGGCAAGGTTTCGCTGGATTACCTCGAAGAAAAAGACAGGGAACTGCGCAATCAATGGAACCGGCCTGATTCTGTGCCACCCATCCAACGCATGGAGCATCTTGTACGAACCGTGACGGATTATGAATTTTTACGCAGATTCCTGACGCCCAAACTGATCCATGAATTTCATCTGAACCGGTTTGACAAACGGGAAGCCCAGCAATTGGGAATCTCTTCGAACCATGTGATTCAGGCTGACAAACAATGGGTGTGGGTGGATCCGGAACCCATCAAGGAAGAGATGCTGGATTTTTTCACCCATTTTTACCGTCCCCGGATTTATGTGATTGATGCCGACTTTCAGGATGGCGGTTTGCTGCTCTACCATCGGGATGATGGACGTTCACTCAAAAAAACATGGATCAAACCCACGCTGAAAAATCTCAATCACATCTGGAAAGGACCTGTATCCATGATCACCAAAAACTGGCTTTATACCTATTCAGCCAATCTATTCAAGGAAACCGTCATCAACTCCGTCAGTTTTGATGAAGTACAGGAACGAATCCAGCAGGAACAGAAACCTTTTAAACTGTAA
- a CDS encoding DUF444 family protein, with translation MSIDNISSNESEGAFNEFMDEQMDNLVQNILNEGNLTNFGERGSDIIVEMDDIVVPTFVYENEAEGGAGQGAGGPGSGKGGGKLRFNLPFQKLMELIAEKLKLPNLTKSSRGKIKELSHEFKTFGPVGVLLDKKRTFRKALKTSVGTGVYNPAEGKYNLEFRRRDKRFKQPERVEKPKFSAVVFYMGDISYSTYGERLELEKRLVNFIQNWLDFNYGAGKVEHRFFVHDSEAYEVQADEFYNISNVGGTEASIVFQLVHQVAMNEYDPSSTNYYAFYFGDGELFDADAAAIVELLESSMRPVFNRIGVVEVKPGRMSLLNRQISTQFHKDDVVRLGEINSKSDTVTVIKTLFEAR, from the coding sequence ATGTCCATTGACAATATTTCCTCCAACGAGTCCGAAGGGGCGTTCAATGAGTTCATGGATGAACAGATGGACAACCTTGTCCAGAACATCCTCAACGAAGGCAACCTGACCAATTTTGGAGAACGGGGAAGTGACATCATTGTGGAAATGGATGACATCGTTGTGCCGACTTTTGTGTATGAAAATGAGGCAGAAGGCGGTGCGGGACAAGGCGCTGGCGGTCCGGGGTCCGGAAAAGGTGGCGGCAAACTCAGGTTCAATCTGCCGTTCCAAAAACTGATGGAACTGATCGCTGAAAAACTGAAACTGCCCAATTTGACCAAATCCAGCCGTGGAAAAATCAAGGAACTCTCCCACGAATTTAAAACGTTTGGTCCGGTGGGCGTTCTGCTTGATAAAAAACGAACCTTCCGGAAAGCCTTGAAAACCAGTGTGGGAACCGGTGTGTATAATCCCGCAGAAGGAAAATACAACCTGGAATTCCGCCGCAGGGACAAACGGTTCAAACAGCCTGAGCGTGTGGAAAAGCCCAAATTTTCAGCCGTTGTGTTTTACATGGGCGATATTTCCTATTCCACCTATGGCGAACGGCTGGAACTGGAAAAACGGCTGGTCAACTTCATCCAGAACTGGCTCGATTTCAATTATGGCGCAGGCAAGGTGGAGCACCGGTTTTTCGTGCATGATTCAGAGGCCTATGAAGTGCAGGCGGATGAGTTTTATAACATCAGCAATGTGGGCGGCACGGAAGCCTCCATTGTGTTCCAACTCGTGCATCAGGTGGCGATGAATGAATATGATCCGTCATCCACCAATTATTACGCGTTTTATTTTGGCGATGGCGAATTGTTTGACGCGGACGCCGCCGCGATTGTGGAATTGCTGGAATCATCCATGAGGCCTGTGTTCAACCGGATTGGCGTGGTGGAAGTCAAACCGGGGCGCATGAGTTTGCTCAATCGCCAGATCTCGACTCAATTTCACAAGGATGATGTGGTGCGTCTTGGAGAAATCAACAGTAAATCGGATACGGTCACAGTGATTAAAACCCTGTTTGAGGCCCGTTAA